A window of Streptomyces sp. N50 contains these coding sequences:
- a CDS encoding ClpP family protease: protein MGTYTIPNVVERTPNGERSYDVFSRLLSERIIFLGTDIDDGVANVVIAQLLHLESSSPESEIAIYINSPGGSFTSLMAIYDTMTYVQAPISTFCVGQAASTAAVLLAGGDPGRRFVLEHARVLLGQPASGGQRGMVSDLALQAKEMVRIRSQVEEVLSRHTHHDIPTLRADMDRDKVFTAQEAVAYGLADQVVSRRLGPS from the coding sequence ATGGGGACGTACACGATTCCGAACGTCGTCGAGCGCACCCCGAACGGCGAGCGTTCCTACGACGTGTTCAGCCGGCTGCTGTCCGAGCGGATCATCTTCCTCGGCACCGACATCGACGACGGCGTCGCCAACGTCGTCATCGCGCAACTCCTCCATCTGGAGTCGTCGTCACCGGAGAGCGAGATCGCGATCTACATCAACTCGCCCGGTGGATCGTTCACTTCGCTGATGGCGATCTACGACACGATGACGTACGTCCAGGCGCCGATCTCGACGTTCTGCGTCGGTCAGGCCGCGTCGACGGCGGCCGTGCTGCTGGCCGGCGGGGACCCCGGACGGCGGTTCGTCCTGGAGCACGCGCGGGTGCTGCTCGGCCAGCCGGCGAGCGGCGGGCAGCGTGGCATGGTCTCCGATCTCGCCCTCCAGGCGAAGGAGATGGTGCGGATCCGCTCCCAGGTGGAGGAGGTGCTGTCCCGGCACACCCACCACGACATCCCCACGCTGCGCGCCGACATGGACCGCGACAAGGTGTTCACCGCGCAGGAGGCCGTGGCGTACGGCCTCGCCGACC